In the genome of Bacteroidota bacterium, one region contains:
- a CDS encoding PIN domain protein translates to MIKRIYIDTSVFGGYFDTEFSRDTIPFFEKLISNKVEIVVSETLELEIYRAPEFIIEFYESLQNLNKVELTIEVKNLAEKYIEEKVVGKTSLADCQHIALATINIVDVLASWNFKHIVNLERIRGYNSINIREGYKMIEIRTPKEIFDYGRNNK, encoded by the coding sequence ATGATTAAGCGAATATATATAGACACTTCTGTATTTGGCGGATATTTTGATACTGAATTTAGCCGTGATACAATTCCATTCTTTGAAAAATTAATTTCAAACAAAGTAGAGATAGTTGTGTCAGAAACTCTTGAATTAGAAATTTATAGGGCACCTGAATTTATTATTGAATTTTATGAAAGTTTACAAAACTTAAATAAAGTTGAATTGACAATTGAAGTTAAAAATTTAGCGGAAAAATATATTGAAGAAAAAGTTGTGGGGAAAACAAGTCTTGCAGATTGTCAACATATCGCCCTAGCAACAATCAACATCGTTGACGTTTTGGCAAGTTGGAACTTTAAACACATTGTAAATTTAGAACGAATTCGTGGATATAACTCAATAAATATTCGAGAAGGGTATAAAATGATAGAAATAAGAACACCAAAAGAAATATTTGATTATGGAAGAAACAATAAATAA